GGACATCAGGCGCTGAACTGGGGGGCCCCCTCACCCGGCATGACCTCGCTTTGACTGGATTCCGTGGCTAAAGACCCTACTTCCAAATCCGGTCAAACTCACAGGTACAGAGGTTAGAGGTTCAGCTCGCTTTCGGGGGGTTACAACTGAACCCGCAACATTCTCCTTTTCTGACCTTCGCTGCTCCCGTTCcaatatttctctctctgcctgcggctGTCTCCCCACCTTGTGCCCCTGCGCCTGATCTGAACCCCGGGGTGACCCCGCGGACAGCCAGGCCTGGCTTCTCATTAGAGAGCTCTTCTGTTCTTAGAAGCCACAGCGCCTAGGGCCCGTGACGCTTTAAGgaaagctttcattttctttaaaatcaggaaaatcATATAATTCAGGCTGGACTGTGTTTCTCTTTATGCCAATGTGGTCATAAAAGagaattttgcccattttttttttttttttatcttaatggACGAAGTGTTTTGGCCCCACCTTCTATTTTCTGATTTAAATTCAGGAAAATTCAGGAATTGCTAATATGTCCCCAGTGAAGGAgactgaagtatttttttttaatgtctttatttattttagagcaagagagagcgcagggggaggagcagaggaagagggacagggaggctctatgctgagcctagagcctgacacggggctcgatctcacaaccctgagatcctgacctgggctgaaactaagagtcggaTGCTTTACCAAGGTCCCCCAGGAGACAGGAGTATCGATCCACAATCCCTGACCTGAAACCCATGGGCCAGTATGGCGTCAGAGTTCAGAATTCATATTTTAGCAAGATGATATGTTACAAGACACTTCCAACGGGTGCAGGTCACCACATGGCTATTTCTGACACGAAACGAGAAATCTCACGCTAACGAGCTAAATACAGATTATAGTAGCCTTAACGTCAGTTCAGATCCGGTTTGGGTGGCCAGTAAgtcctaaaataaaaagttttctgGTGCTCGGATTTTTTAGGCTTTCAAACTTGCAGAGAGGAGACCGAGAATCTGTGCAGGACAGGACCTGCATTAAGAGACTAAGTATTAAACCACTGTCCTGGGTGCCGGAGGCCTCATTCTATCAATCactgcttttgaatttttttttctttttgtttttgttgatagCTGTCATGCTAGGTGAATTGCTGAGGGGACGGGTACTCGCTATTACTCAAGGCACGGGGGTGGAGGGTTGGAAACGGGGGCCATATAAGTGATGAGAAGCTTTATTTTATAGGACTTCCCAACAGATGAGTCTCTCTGCCCAAGAGGAATGGCCGTGAGTCGCTTTCGGTCAGAGTGTGCCGGAGCCATTGCGGATCTTTTCCCCGGTGCAAGGCTGAGCCCAGGGTGAGGAGAGTTGAGGCACTCATTTGGGGCAAAATTTAAGGAAGGGAGGATGCCCCAAATTTGCCCCGTAATCAAGATGAACAATATTTTAATGTTCTGTTAGAAAAAACAATCAAACTGGCCACCTCCAACCCACAGGCTAGTTGCCTGTTTTcggtgaataaagttttattggcaccgGAGCCACGATCAAGGGGAGGCAAGTGACATGGGGCCTCGCGAGAGCGGGGTTGGATTCTGTGTTTATGTAACATGTTGACTATTGAGTGCATCAGAGATTTTAAGCTGTTATACCTCATCCTTGACTCGTACTTTAGGGGGGTCCAGAcctgccagggggagggggacagatgGCAGAAGTAAGTGTCCTTTCTTCTCTCCGTCTCAGGTTCTGTTTTATTTGCAGAGTTGCACTTTCTGTCTTCCTTGCACAATCGCCCCTTTCCCTCCTCTATCTGATTCCCAGAGTGgccatttctctattttatttgcaTAGTTGCCATTTCTCTTCTGCCAGACTCCATGGTTTTGACTCGTTGGTGACACTTGTGCGCATAATTCTCCCTGGTGGCCCTTGGGGTGCTTCCGGAGCCTGGACTCCTAGTAGCCGGAGGCCTGGGGGCGGCCAAGAGGAGGGACTCGGCCAGGGAGGCGCAGCTCCTGCGGGGCTGTCGGGGGCTCCCCACTCTGTCCTCGGCTCCAGTCGGACGAGTGAGCTAGTCTCAGCCTGGCACTTGGGAAGATGACGGGGCCTTTACAGTCCATTCACCGCTGTGAGGTCctgaggcagatggagaggcttGGCGGCTCGGGGTTTTCTCCTCGAGTCCTTGGCCAGCTGCCAGCTCACCGCTTCCCACCCTGCCCCGCCATGTATTTCTCTGCAAACCGAGCTCATGCGGAATTCCATCAAGTCACCTCCTTATGTCAGGACCCTTGGAAGAGTGGAGTTAGGAACCGCAAGCTCCTCACTCACAAATGGGCAGAATATGCTGATCCCTTCCATGGCCCGACGTTCACTTTAAGTTGCTTCAGACTCTCCCAGACTCCACGAGGCCATTTTCACCctgaaaaaaaaccacaaaacaaaacaaaacaaaaaacagtgaaatTCAGCAAGTTTTCCTCCTGGTCTCTAGCGCCCCCTAGAGGCTTTTCAGCTCAGTTGTTCCCTGTTGTAGGCGAGAACCTCGCCTCTGAGATGAGACGCGGAGGCCTTAACCTGAGACCACACAGGACAGCTCTGTGGGACCTCTGGACCTGCCCAAGTAACCACCTAAAAATGCCTCTTCTACCCAGAGCTGTTCATCACGCTAAGGGAAGAGTCTCCGATCTGGCCTTACCTGGCATTCTGTTCCTCCTGGGcctttttaaacattcatttgGAATGTTTTATTAATggataattaaaaaacaagagcagggggcgcctgggtggctcagtgggttaagccgctgccttcggctcgggtcgtgatctcagggtcctgggatcgagtcctgcatcgggatctctgctcggcggggagcctgcttccctctctctctctctctctctctgcctgcctctctaccaacttgtgatctctctctgccaaataaataaataaaatctttaaaaaaaaaaaaaacaagagcaggAGATTAACAAGCACTACGTCAGCCAGGTGATCACAGGCCACATACAGTGAGTCACCTTGCTACTCTGTGCCCTTGGTGTGATGGGGCTACAAAGGCTCTTGACTTTTGTGGTCTTCCTGCCCAAGACCCATTACCCTAGTTTCATCACGAGAAAAACAACAGACAAATCCCAGTTAAGGGACAGTCTACATAACCATCCTCTTccctgtctttatttttctccatagtgATTTCCACCATCTAACGTACTGTCCTGTAGGGTAAGCTCCAAATGGGCTGGCATTTTAATCAATTTGGTTTCTTGTTGATTCCCAACTTGAAACTAATTCCTGAAGTAAAGTATATGCTTTAGTTTTGAATAGATAgttttgaacaaatgaataaatggctATAGAGCTTTTGAATTGCTGCACAGTATTCCCTTGTATGGCCACTACTCAAAGGCAATCGGACAATTTCCGATCTTTTGCTATTGCTAACAGCCTTATGTTGAACATCCTTGGGTATAGTCATTTGCGTATGTGTGGGTCTATCTTTAGGATCTATTTCTAGGAATTGCCGAGTCTatgtctccaattttttttttaagattttatttatttatttgagagagagagagtgcgcacaagcagggggaggggcagagggagagggaaaaacagactccccaccaagcagggagcgtgatgggggactccatcccaggaccctggatcatgacctgagctgaaggcagaggcctaactgactgagccacccaggcgcccctatgtctTCAATTCTGATAAATGTTAAGAATTTCTTACTGTCTTAGAGGGGACATTAATTTAGATTTCTGCCAGCAGAATATGACAGCAcctgtttctccatgtcctcacctaCACAGTAGAATTGGTAAAAATAATGGTATCtcgtgtaatttttttttctttttttttatttttttatttttttattttatttgtttatttgacagagatcacaagtaggcagagaggcaggcagagagagagggggaaacaggctctccgctgagcagagagcccgatgcggggcttgatcccaggaccctgagatcatgacctgagctgaaggcagaggctttaacccactgagccacccaggcgcccctcgtgtaATTTTTTGAGTGAGGTTAGTATCTTTTCCTATGTTTAAAAGCTGtatgtgtttccttttcctttgagcCGTCTTTTAATATGTCTTCgtccatttttctgttgggttATCTTCCCACTTATCCCTAAAATGTCTTTACGTGTTAAATCTCTTACTCCCTTATCTGTGATAAGGACCACAAATAGTTTTTCCTAATTTATTGTTTCACTTTTGGCATCGTTTGCCATGTTTTTTTGTAAGGCAtcattttaacccactgagccacccaggtgccttgcaaggcataattttaatttgcatgtgGTTGCACTGACCAGTCTCTGATTTTTTGGGCCTCTGCTCTATTTTTTCGTTGTTCTGGAGTAACCGGGCAATGCAattagacaataaaaataaattagactaCAAAAAGGGTATTAGGGAGATAATCACTATTTGCTGGTGGTTTAATTGCTTACCCAAGAACATCACATGGAGAAACAACTATTCTAAATAACCAGAGAATTTAGTATAGTGATTtggaataaaattaatatatgggAATCAGTAGTCTTAATTTATAGCAGCAGAAGGTAAAATACAAGTAATCCATCCACAAAAGGAGAGCAATGAGCAGGACTTGGCCTATCAGATACTAACATCCCCCCAAACTGTAATTATTAAAACGTGTGGTGCCAGCATGTGAACGATGAACAGACTgctgaagcagagagcctaaAGTTGGGGAGCAAAAAATTATTCAACAAGTGATGTGTTTGCacatcatcaaaacaaaaaggcgacctactgaatgggagaagatatttacagtggtatgtctgataaagggttgaTTGTCAAAATACATaacttatacaattcaacaccaaaaaaatagcCTGATtaagaggacctgaatagacatttttccgaagaagacatacggatggccaacagacacatgaaaagatgttccacatcactcatcatcagggaaatgctaatcaaaaccaccatgagagctcacctcacacctgtcacaatggctaaataaaacacacaacaaaaacaacaaacaaagaaaaactactttgatgggatgtggagaaaagagaacactcaTGCCCTCTTGGTGGGGCTGTAAATTGGTGCTGGTACAAAAatctggaggttcctcaaaaaataaaaactagaaatactACATGATGTGGTAATTTCACTACTGGTTattaacccaaagaaaataaaaacacgaattcaaacacacacacacacacacacacacgcacacacacacgcacactttatgttcattacagcattatttacaatagccgagATATGGAAGCAgactaaatgtccatcaacagatgaacagataaagaagatggcGTGTATACCcacagctataaaaaagaatgggatcttgccatttgcgacatgGATGGaccaagagggtattatgccaaatgaaacaagtcaaagagaaatactgtacggtttcatttatatgtgagatctaaaagacaaaacaaaggaacaaataaacagacccataaacacagagaacacacTAGTAGTTCCCAGAGCAGAGGGTGGTAGGGGAATGAGCAAAATGGacaaaggggagtgggagggacaagtttccagttacagaatgaacaagtcacggggatgaaaggtacagcacagtGAACGCAGTCAGAGGTGCTGGGATAGCATGGGACCACGGCAGACGGGAGCGACACTTGCAGAGAACAGAGCATAATGTATGGACTTGTCGAATCACCATGTCGTATggctaaaactaatgtaacattgtgtgtcaaccatatttcagtaaaaataagtatgtgAATGATGTTGGGGCAAGCAGATCTccacttagaaaaaaagaaatgtgggtcTGCACCTCATGTTTTATGCCAAAACAATCCCAGCGGGATAAGATATTTCAGTGtaggaaaatgaaatcataaatttaccagaaaaaaaagatgtggaaatCGTTGTTGATAGAACTGAAGTATGGAATGTCCTTTATGGCATCCACTAACCTGCATGATCTGATTCATACTTCAGGCTGTCCTTGCCATGACCCCCAAGTCCATCCATCGATGAGCACTCTCCTCTGAGCCGAAGGGGCGTATATGTAACAGCCTACTGGACATCTCCACTGCAAGATTACAAACTCAAATTTATCACATCAGATTAATATTACAAGAAGCTTCAAACAATACCCATTTGTCagctcaaatttctttttttttttttaaagattttatttatttatttgacagagagagatcacaagtagacagagaggcaggcagagagagagagagagggaagcaggctcgccgctgagcagagagcccgatgcgggactcgatcccaggaccctgagatcatgacctgagccgaaggcagcggcttaacacactgagccacccaggcgcccctgtcagctCAAATTTCTATAGGTCAGAGTCCGGGTGGACTTGCCAGGGTTCTCTGCTCTTGGTCGCATAAGGCTAAAATTGATACATTGGCCAAGCCGAACTCTTCACTCCAGGCTCTGAGTCAGGATCCATTCCCAAGTTCATTCAGGTTGACAGGCAATTTGAGTTCTTCGTGGTTGTAGGATGGGGGACGGGGTGTTCCCTTGCCAGCTGTCAGCAGAGCGCCACTCTCAGCTTCTGAAGGTGGCCTGCATTCCTCGTCCATGGCCCCCTCCCTCTTTAAGTCAGCAAGAGTGAGTCAAATTATTGTCCTGCTTCCAGCCTCTCTGATTCTCCTTTCTGCTGCCAGCCAGAGAAAGCTCTCTGCTTTTAAAGGCTCATACAATGGAATGAGGCCCATCTAGATAACCTCCCTTTTGTCACATGACCTAGCGCGATGACAGACTAGTACGAGGGAGCAAAGGGCAGAGAGGCCCTCTGGAAATTCTGCCTCCCAAACCAGGTCAAGTGGGGCTTTCTTTCAGTGGAAGGAAGACATTGGGCAGCAGCACCTAGATAGTGCTGTACTTGAAAATGACTGAAAGTAACTGAAAATGCCTGGGAGTTCTGTTTCGCCTGAGTTGTCATCTCAGCAGCAGCTGGCTCTTCCTCAACTGCTGTGAACTGGCGGTGATCCTAGACCCTCAGCATAATCACTATCCACATACTAAGGGTATGACAGGGACTGTTAGTTCATTAACCCTCAACTTTAGAAGAACTTAAAAAGGAAGCGCTTCCCTGGCTTAGCTCACAGGAAGGACAGGAGTTCGGCTCTAGTGAAAAACACGGTTTCGTGAAGGTTGGTCTTGAGACTCAGTGAAATAAGATTTGGAGAGTTCTTCTGACCACAGCACTCGTCCCGCCAATCACATGAATGTGTTTATTGCATCGTATAACTACCAAAGCTAATATATTCAGCCCTCTGTTAAGAGAGAGCTGCAAGAAAGCGAGGCGCTCTACTGAGCGTTAACAGAGGTTGTTTGAAAAGATAAGACATCGTGTCTTCCCTGCAGAAGTTTACAACATCAGCCAAAGAATAGCTATTAATTCCAACATTCCTATGATAAGGGACATAGGAGTACTGGTAGCCATTCCGCAAGATTTTTTCGAGTGCCGTCTACAACTGAGGTGCTGTTCTGACACAAAGACTTCAAAGTGAGGTTGTGTAGCGTCATGGCTTACTGTTGGAATCAGAATGACTGGAATCCAGCTCTACAACAACGTATCACCCTTCCAAAAGCCACTGAAGGTTCTTGAGTGGATAAATCGGATATCAAAGATAAAATGTGGATAACATAGAAACTATCTCATTGTGTTGCTCAGGGCATTAACGTGGGTGACAAAATGTTTATGGTTAGCACACTCCCTGACCCTTTGTTATCATTATCAACAGAAGGTGTCCACTTCACTGGAGGAGAGAATAGATCCGGATACGTACCACTGGAGAGGTAACGAACATCTGTGGGGAAGGCCAATAAGAGATATGGTTGTGCCGAGCAATGGCTATGTCGATAAGGTAGAGGTGACTCCAGCTTGGAGATCTCAGATGATACCATAATGAAAGGTGGACCTGAACTCTCCTTGGGATGGGCCAACTTTCATCGAGAGTTCTGCTAATAGGTCAAAGCTATGAATGTATAGCTTGCCGGGTTCCAGATCTAGCATGAACCATAGCCACAGGCCCGCATCAGACCCGTTACGGTGAGGAGGCATCTCGATGAAGGCCTCTGCAAAAGCTTCCCAGGCTTCTTTGAGCACCATGGAGCTGAGTGCGGTGACAAATTAAAATTGTTCCGAACCTTGCAGCGGGTGTTGtgtgtaaatgatgaatcactaaattctactcccgaAACCAATATCGCAGCATACGTTAAGTACCtacaatttaaatacaaaattgaaaaagacaaaaaaattaataaaaattaaaattgtcctGAACCTAACTTCACACAATTTGTTTACTTGCTAAGAGAATTCATACTTCAAAATACACGCGCAGCGTCACGAAGCGCTGTTATTTTCATCATGAATTACCCTAGTAAAACCCGCTACTCTAACGTTGTGCCTCCACTTTTGGTTTTCCTTAGGAAAACATGACCCTCCCATCTGTGTTTCTGACCTGCCTTTTCCTGCTCATCTCTGATTCCTATGAGTTCTTCAGCAAGGCAAATTATTCTAGAAGCTATCCTTGCGATGAGAAAAGACAAAATGGCTCTGTGATTGCAGAATGCAACAGCCGCCGACTGAGAGAAGTTCCCCAGACCGTGGGCAAGTACGTGACAGCGCTGGACCTGTCGGATAATTACATCACACACATAACCAATGAATCCTTTCGAGGGCTGCAGAATCTTACTAAAATAAATCTAAACCACAATGCCAATGCACAGCACCTGAATGAAAACCCTGACATAAACACAAAAGGCATGAATATCACAGATGGGGCGTTCCTCAACCTACAAAACTTAAACCAGTTACTGCTTGAAGACAACCAGTTATACCAAGTACCTGGTGGCTTGCCAGGGTCCTTGAAGGAACTTAGTCTCATTAAAAACAACATAATTTGGGTGACTAAAAAGAACACTTCTGGCCTTACCAACCTGGAAAGGCTCTACTTGAGCTGGAACTGCTATTTTGGCAATAACTGTGTTAATAAAACTTTTGACATCGAAGACGGAACGTTTGAAGGTCTTACGAATTTGCAGGTGCTGTCCCTGTCTTTTAATAAGCTTGTCCATGTGCCATCTAAGCTGCCAGACTCCCTACGAGAACTTTATCTCAGCAATGCCAAGATTAAAATCATCAGACAGGAAGATTTCAAGGGATTGAGAAATTTAACCGTCCTAGATTTAAGTGGGAACTGCCCGAGGTGTTTCAACGCCCCATTTCCCTGTACACCTTGTGAAGGAGGCTCTTCAATTCAGATCCATCCTCTTGCTTTTCAAACTCTGACGGAACTTCGCTACCTAAACCTCTCTAGCACTTCTCTCCGGAAGATTCCCGTAACGTGGTTTGAGAATATGACCAAGCTGAAGGTTCTGCACTTGGAATTCAATTACTTAGTGGATGAAATAGCCTCTGGGGAATTTTTAACGAAACTGCCTGCCTTGGAAATACTTGACTTATCTTTTAActacaaaatggcaaaatatccaaaatatattaatatttcccAAAAGTTCTCTAATCTTAAGCTGCTCCAGGCGCTGCACTTAAGAGGTTACGTGTTCCAGGAACTTACAGCAGAAAACTTCCATCCCCTGATGGGTCTCAAAAATCTAAAGACTATCAACTTGGGCATCAACTTTATTAAGCAAATTAATTTCACCCTCTTccaaaatttccccaatctgaCGATCATTTACTTGTCAGAAAACCGAATATCACCCTTGGTAAATGATCTCCagcaaaatgacaaaaatggtTACTCCTCGCCAAGTCATGTCCTTAAGCCACGCTCGGCAGATTTTGAGTTTGACCCACATTCAAATTTTTATCATAATACCCGTCCTTTAATAAAGCCGCAATGCACAGTTTATGGCAAAGCCTTAGATTTAAGTCTGAACAGTATTTTCTTCATCGGACGCGAGCAATTTGAAGCTTTTCATGACATTGCCTGCTTAAATCTGTCTTCAAATGGCAATGGTCAAGTGTTAAATGGAACTGAATTCTCAGCTGTGCCGCATATCAAATATTTGGATCTGACCAACAATAGATTAGACTTTGACGATGACAATGCTCTCAGTGATCTCCCCGAGTTAGAAGTTCTAGATCTCAGCTACAATGCACACTACTTCCGAATAGCAGGGGTGACGCACCGCCTGGGATTCATTCAAAATTTAACACAACTGAAAGTTTTAAACTTGAGCCACAATGGCATTTATACTTTAACAGAGCAAGACCTGAGAAGCATGTCCCTAGAAGAATTAGTTTTCAGAGGAAACCGCCTTGACATTTTGTGGAATGCTGAAGGTGACAAGTACTGGAAAATTTTTACAAGTCTCAGGAACCTGACACGGCTCGATTTGTCCTTGAATAACCTTCATCGCATCCCAAACGAAGCTTTCCTGAACTTGCCCCAGAGTCTCACCCAACtatacataaataataacatGTTAAATTTCTTTAACTGGACATTACTCCAACACTTTCCACATCTCCACTTGCTGGACTTGAGTGGAAACAGGCTATCCTCTTTAACTAACAGCCTCTCCAAATTCACGCCTTCCCTGAGAACGCTGCTACTACGTCGAAACAGAATTTCGCACCTGCCCTCCAACTTTCTTTCCGAAGCTAGCAGTCTGATCCACCTCGATTTGAGTTCCAACCTGCTGAAGATGATCAACAAGTCCACGCTTCAAACGAAGACCAACACCAGTTTAACCATTCTGAAACTAGATAGAA
This region of Meles meles chromosome X, mMelMel3.1 paternal haplotype, whole genome shotgun sequence genomic DNA includes:
- the TLR8 gene encoding LOW QUALITY PROTEIN: toll-like receptor 8 (The sequence of the model RefSeq protein was modified relative to this genomic sequence to represent the inferred CDS: deleted 2 bases in 1 codon), which encodes MNDIKTSLCKTVPGTPFISTALGTEMTMPGDRVIENVSFFPFSRLPLFPSKLTFGSVHVALGDMCRENMTLPSVFLTCLFLLISDSYEFFSKANYSRSYPCDEKRQNGSVIAECNSRRLREVPQTVGKYVTALDLSDNYITHITNESFRGLQNLTKINLNHNANAQHLNENPDINTKGMNITDGAFLNLQNLNQLLLEDNQLYQVPGGLPGSLKELSLIKNNIIWVTKKNTSGLTNLERLYLSWNCYFGNNCVNKTFDIEDGTFEGLTNLQVLSLSFNKLVHVPSKLPDSLRELYLSNAKIKIIRQEDFKGLRNLTVLDLSGNCPRCFNAPFPCTPCEGGSSIQIHPLAFQTLTELRYLNLSSTSLRKIPVTWFENMTKLKVLHLEFNYLVDEIASGEFLTKLPALEILDLSFNYKMAKYPKYINISQKFSNLKLLQALHLRGYVFQELTAENFHPLMGLKNLKTINLGINFIKQINFTLFQNFPNLTIIYLSENRISPLVNDLQQNDKNGYSSPSHVLKPRSADFEFDPHSNFYHNTRPLIKPQCTVYGKALDLSLNSIFFIGREQFEAFHDIACLNLSSNGNGQVLNGTEFSAVPHIKYLDLTNNRLDFDDDNALSDLPELEVLDLSYNAHYFRIAGVTHRLGFIQNLTQLKVLNLSHNGIYTLTEQDLRSMSLEELVFRGNRLDILWNAEGDKYWKIFTSLRNLTRLDLSLNNLHRIPNEAFLNLPQSLTQLYINNNMLNFFNWTLLQHFPHLHLLDLSGNRLSSLTNSLSKFTPSLRTLLLRRNRISHLPSNFLSEASSLIHLDLSSNLLKMINKSTLQTKTNTSLTILKLDRNPFDCTCDIGDFRRWMDENLDVTIPRLTDVICSSPGDQKGKSIVSLELTTCISDTIAAVLCFFTSLITITVMLAALGHHWFYWDVWFIYHVCLAKVKGYRSLSTSQTFYDAYVSYDTKDASVTDWVINELRFHLEESEGKNVLLCLEERDWDPGLAIIDNLMQSINQSKKTIFVLTKEYAQNWNFKTAFYLALQRLMEENMDVIVFILLEPVLQHSQYLRLRQRICKSSILQWPDNPKAEGLFWQSLKNVVLTENNSRYNNFYVDSIKQY